From the genome of Phytohabitans rumicis, one region includes:
- a CDS encoding TadE/TadG family type IV pilus assembly protein, which produces MTKRDAGSVSVEIAVLAPAFLLLVVLAAVAGRTAIAQNAVDLAAHEAARTASLARTAATAEVQGEAAANATLAEQGLDCGNSLVVEVNTSGFAADLGEPATVTATVTCDVSLADLAMPGVPGSKTVQATYVSPLDRYRSRG; this is translated from the coding sequence TTTCGGTGGAGATCGCGGTGCTCGCACCGGCGTTCCTGCTGCTTGTCGTGCTCGCCGCGGTGGCCGGGCGCACCGCCATCGCGCAGAACGCCGTCGACCTGGCCGCACACGAGGCCGCCCGGACCGCGTCGCTGGCGCGTACGGCCGCCACCGCCGAGGTGCAGGGCGAGGCGGCGGCCAACGCCACCCTCGCCGAGCAGGGGCTCGACTGCGGCAACAGCCTCGTCGTGGAGGTGAACACGTCCGGGTTCGCCGCCGACCTGGGCGAGCCGGCCACCGTCACCGCGACGGTGACCTGCGACGTGTCGCTCGCCGACCTCGCCATGCCCGGGGTGCCCGGCAGCAAGACCGTGCAGGCGACGTACGTCTCGCCGCTGGACCGGTACCGGAGCCGCGGATGA
- a CDS encoding pilus assembly protein TadG-related protein has translation MRARLGDDRGRVSIFLAVALGGMLIIIGLAYDGAGHLGALQRAHNLAAEAARAGGQSIDRAQAIEGGPTEINEAEAVAAVDAYRTAAGVSGPPPTFSTGPNGEPLIQVQVIVTYDNKFLDVFGFSDTTTVTGTATAVLLTTPDG, from the coding sequence ATGAGGGCGCGCCTGGGTGACGACCGCGGCCGGGTCAGCATCTTCCTGGCCGTGGCCCTCGGCGGCATGCTGATCATCATCGGCCTGGCGTACGACGGCGCGGGGCACCTCGGCGCGTTGCAGCGCGCGCACAACCTGGCCGCCGAGGCCGCTCGGGCGGGCGGCCAGTCGATCGACCGGGCGCAAGCCATCGAGGGCGGTCCCACCGAGATCAACGAGGCCGAGGCGGTCGCCGCGGTCGACGCGTACCGGACGGCCGCCGGCGTGAGCGGGCCGCCGCCGACGTTCTCCACCGGCCCCAACGGCGAACCGCTCATCCAGGTGCAGGTCATCGTCACGTACGACAACAAGTTTCTCGACGTCTTCGGCTTCTCGGACACCACCACGGTGACCGGTACGGCCACGGCTGTGCTTCTCACCACCCCGGACGGATAG